Proteins encoded within one genomic window of Glycine soja cultivar W05 chromosome 1, ASM419377v2, whole genome shotgun sequence:
- the LOC114421384 gene encoding L-ascorbate oxidase homolog, with protein sequence MGSTGLLHLICLVIALVSVSLVQAEDAYKYFTWTVTYGTLYPLASPQQVILINGQFPGPRLDLVTNENVILNLINKLDEPFLLTWNGIKQRKNSWQDGVLGTNCPIPPNSNYTYKFQAKDQIGTYTYFPSTQLHKAAGGFGALNVYHRSVIPIPYPNPDGDFTLLVGDWYKTNHKTLRQTLDSGKSLAFPDGLLINGQAHSTFTGNQGKTYMFRISNVGLSTSINFRIQGHTLKLVEVEGSHTVQNLYDSLDVHVGQSVAVLVTLNQPPKDCYIVASTRFTETPLTTTAVLHYANSFSSALGPVPAPPVDKYDFDWSMKQARTYRWNLTANAARPNPQGSFHYGKITPTKVIKLANSAPLINGKLRYAVNSVSYVNPDTPLKLADYFNIPGVFSVNLLQNSPSNGPGYIGTSVLQTSLHDFIEVIFQNNENTMQSWHLDGYDFWVIGHGFGQWTDASRKTYNLVDALTRHTAQVYPKSWTTILVSLDNQGMWNLRSAIWERQYLGQQFYLRVWNAQKSLANEYDIPNNVLLCGKAVGHHP encoded by the exons ATGGGAAGCACTGGTTTGCTACATTTGATATGCCTTGTCATTGCTTTAGTAAGTGTGTCGCTTGTGCAAGCAGAAGATGCGTATAAGTATTTCACATGGACGGTGACTTATGGGACTCTTTATCCCTTGGCTAGTCCCCAGCAG gtTATTCTTATCAATGGTCAGTTTCCTGGGCCTAGACTTGACTTGGTAACTAATGAAAATGTAATTCTCAACCTTATCAACAAGCTGGACGAACCATTTTTACTCACTTG GAACGGTATTAAACAAAGGAAGAATTCATGGCAAGATGGAGTTTTGGGAACCAACTGCCCCATTCCTCCAAACTCAAATTACACATACAAGTTTCAGGCCAAGGATCAGATTGGCACATATACATACTTTCCATCAACTCAACTGCATAAAGCAGCTGGAGGGTTTGGAGCACTCAATGTTTATCACAGATCTGTCATCCCAATCCCTTATCCAAACCCTGATGGAGATTTTACTCTACTCGTTGGTGATTGGTACAAGACCAACCACAAG ACACTAAGGCAAACTTTAGATTCTGGAAAATCTCTTGCATTTCCTGATGGCCTCCTTATTAATGGTCAGGCTCATTCTACCTTCACTGGTAACCAGG GGAAAACCTATATGTTTAGGATCTCAAATGTAGGCTTGTCAACCTCAATTAACTTCAGAATTCAGGGTCATACCCTAAAATTAGTTGAGGTTGAAGGATCACACACTGTTCAGAACCTATACGATTCACTTGATGTGCATGTTGGGCAATCAGTTGCAGTGTTAGTAACCTTGAATCAGCCTCCAAAGGACTGCTACATTGTTGCCTCAACAAGATTTACCGAGACACCTCTCACTACAACTGCAGTACTACACTATGCAAACTCTTTTTCCTCTGCATTAGGACCCGTGCCTGCTCCCCCCGTTGATAAATATGACTTTGATTGGTCCATGAAGCAAGCTAGAACCTACAG ATGGAATCTGACAGCAAATGCTGCTAGGCCTAATCCACAAGGGTCATTCCATTATGGGAAGATTACTCCTACAAAAGTAATTAAGTTGGCCAATTCAGCACCTTTGATCAATGGAAAGCTCCGTTATGCTGTTAACAGTGTCTCATATGTTAACCCTGACACCCCTCTCAAGCTTGCTGATTACTTCAACATTCCCGGAGTCTTCAGTGTGAATTTACTCCAAAACTCTCCCTCAAACGGTCCAGGATACATAGGCACCTCAGTGTTGCAAACTTCTCTCCATGATTTTATTGAGGTTATTTTCCAGAACAACGAAAACACCATGCAATCTTGGCATCTTGATGGTTATGATTTTTGGGTCATTGG TCATGGTTTCGGCCAGTGGACAGATGCTAGCAGAAAAACATATAATCTAGTGGATGCCCTGACTAGACACACTGCACAG GTGTATCCAAAATCCTGGACTACTATATTGGTGTCTTTGGATAACCAAGGCATGTGGAACTTGAGGTCTGCAATATGGGAAAGGCAATATCTTGGGCAACAGTTCTATCTTAGAGTGTGGAATGCACAGAAAAGCCTTGCTAATGAATATGACATTCCCAATAATGTTCTGCTTTGTGGCAAAGCTGTTGGACATCACCCTTAG
- the LOC114421407 gene encoding probable disease resistance protein At5g66900, translated as MAEPFAGAAAGELLKGALEIIRSGYEFRPTLERSRETFDSLSSRVQKIKQLNRNLDSSTEEIDKLEALVRDGKELTDKYSKVTWWRFLCFPCYQCKLKASEDALTRHTTTIEPVHIRLGMMEIQSGIKIILQTLLMSGKENIGGAIEEPECIGMEQHLNKLKIELLKDGMSVLVLTGLPGSGKTTLAKKICWDTDIKGKFGVNIFVTVSKTPNLKSIVGTVFHGCRRPVPEFQSDDDAINRLRALLLSVGGNDKNPILLVLDDVWPGSEALVDKFTVQIPYYKILVTSRVAYPRFGTKILLGQLDHNQAVALFAHYAKLNDNSSYMPEEDLLHEIVRRCMGSPLVLKVTAGSLCGQPFEMWEKKKDRLQNQSKMEFSQTDLFCHLQRSLDALEDEFHIHEKVCFMDLGLFPEDQRIPVPALIDMWAELYELNNDGSNAMAIIHDLTTRNLINFIVTRKVSKDEDKYYNNHFVILHDLLRELAIRQSTEKPFEQDRLIIDITGNDFPEWWVGENQQGTIGQMFPCFSRMIRQKQLKVAARILCISTDETFNSDWRDMKPYNTEVLILNLHSSQYSLPCFTKKMKKLKVLIVTNYGFHRSEIKKFELLGSLSNLKRIRLEKVSVPSLCELKNLQKLSLRMCNTRQAFENCSIQISNAMPYLEEMSIDYCNDLITLPDGLCEISPLKKLSITNCHKLSALPQGIGKLENLEVLRLCSCSDLLEMPNSFEGLNKLSCLDISDCVSLTKLPDDIGELKKLKKLYMKGSKLGELPYSVHKFEQFKHEINVICDEETVTLWENFRAFPNLKIEIFREDIDLNWLHGVHS; from the exons ATGGCAGAGCCGTTCGCTGGAGCTGCTGCGGGAGAGTTGTTGAAAGGGGCTCTTGAAATCATTCGCAGCGGTTACGAGTTCCGACCCACCCTCGAAAGAAGCAGAGAAACCTTCGACTCTTTATCTTCTCGAGTACAAAAGATTAAACAGTTGAACAGGAACCTGGATAGCTCCACAGAGGAGATAGATAAGTTGGAGGCTCTTGTGCGAGATGGTAAAGAGCTTACTGACAAGTACTCCAAAGTTACTTGGTGGAGATTTCTCTGCTTCCCTTGTTACCAGTGCAAGCTTAAGGCCAGTGAGGATGCTCTGACGAGACACACAACTACGATTGAGCCGGTTCACATTAGGCTCGGAATGATGGAGATCCAGTCCGGCATCAAAATCATTCTCCAGACTCTGCTCATGTCAGGGAAGGAGAATATTGGCGGAGCAATCGAAGAACCAGAGTGCATTGGAATGGAACAACATTTGAACAAGTTGAAAATTGAACTGCTCAAGGATGGCATGTCGGTCCTTGTCTTGACTGGTTTGCCTGGATCCGGCAAAACCACACTGGCTAAGAAGATCTGTTGGGACACTGACATCAAAG GCAAGTTCGGGGTAAACATATTTGTCACAGTCTCCAAAACACCCAACTTGAAGAGCATTGTAGGGACAGTGTTTCATGGCTGTAGACGTCCGGTGCCGGAGTTTCAAAGTGATGACGATGCAATTAACCGATTAAGAGCTCTGCTGCTGAGTGTGGGGGGAAATGATAAAAATCCAATATTATTGGTCTTGGATGATGTTTGGCCTGGCTCAGAAGCCCTTGTTGATAAGTTTACAGTCCAAATACCTTATTATAAGATCTTGGTGACTTCAAGGGTTGCATATCCAAGATTTGGCACCAAGATTTTGTTGGGTCAACTTGATCACAATCAAGCAGTGGCCCTTTTCGCTCACTATGCTAAACTAAATGACAATAGCTCATACATGCCTGAAGAAGATCTTTTACACGAG ATCGTGAGACGTTGTATGGGTTCACCATTGGTGCTTAAGGTCACTGCCGGATCACTCTGTGGGCAGccttttgagatgtgggaaaaAAAGAAGGATCGTTTACAAAATCAATCCAAAATGGAATTTAGTCAAACTGATTTGTTTTGTCATCTTCAACGAAGTTTAGATGCGTTGGAGGATGAGTTCCACATCCACGAAAAGGTGTGCTTCATGGATCTAGGGCTTTTCCCTGAAGACCAAAGGATCCCTGTTCCTGCCCTCATTGATATGTGGGCAGAACTGTATGAACTTAATAACGATGGTAGCAACGCAATGGCCATCATCCATGATTTAACCACCAggaatttgattaatttcataGTTACAAG GAAAGTTTCAAAGGATGAAGACAAGTACTACAATAACCACTTTGTAATTCTACATGATCTCCTTAGAGAGTTAGCAATCCGTCAAAGCACAGAGAAACCATTTGAACAAGACAGACTGATTATTGACATAACGGGAAATGATTTTCCTGAATGGTGGGTGGGAGAAAATCAGCAAGGAACCATCGGCCAAATGTTCCCATGTTTCTCCAGAATGATAAGACAGAAACAGCTAAAGGTTGCTGCCCGCATATTGTGTATTTCAACTG ATGAAACGTTTAATTCAGATTGGCGTGACATGAAACCTTACAACACTGAGGTTCTGATTTTAAATCTTCACTCTAGCCAATACTCATTACCGTGTTTTACAAAGAAGATGAAAAAACTTAAAGTTCTGATAGTTACAAATTATGGTTTTCATCGTTCTGAGATAAAGAAGTTTGAGCTGCTTGGTTCTTTATCTAACTTGAAAAGAATCAGATTGGAAAAGGTTTCAGTCCCTTCCCTCTGCGAATTGAAGAATTTGCAAAAATTGTCTCTTCGTATGTGTAATACAAGGCAGGCTTTTGAAAACTGTTCTATCCAAATCTCAAATGCAATGCCATATCTTGAGGAAATGAGCATTGACTATTGCAATGATTTGATTACATTACCTGATGGACTGTGTGAGATTAGCCCATTGAAGAAACTTAGTATCACTAACTGCCACAAACTTTCTGCACTGCCACAAGGTATTGGAAAACTGGAGAATCTGGAAGTGCTAAGGCTATGTTCCTGCTCTGATTTGCTAGAGATGCCAAATTCTTTTGAAGGGCTTAACAAGCTAAGCTGTCTTGACATCTCAGACTGTGTAAGTCTTACCAAATTACCAGATGATATTGGTGAGTTGAAGAAGCTTAAGAAGCTATACATGAAGGGTTCAAAACTGGGTGAATTACCATACTCCGTCCATAAGTTTGAACAATTTAAGCATGAAATAAATGTGATCTGTGACGAAGAAACGGTTACCTTATGGGAAAATTTTCGTGCCTTTCCCAATTTGAAGATAGAGATATTTAGAGAGGACATTGACTTGAATTGGCTTCATGGAGTTCATTCCTGA